From the Kallotenue papyrolyticum genome, the window ACTATTTCAGCTACGGCGCGTTTCGGCGCCTGGCACGCGCGCATGGCTTTCATCTGATGGACCTGCGCGAGCGCGATCTGCTGGCCGGGCGGCTCCAGAGCGCGCGTCCCACCCGGCGCGCCGCGCGGGCGTTGCTGCGGCACGTTGGCCTGGAACACGCGGCCTACCGTTGGCAACGGCAGTGGTACACCGGCATGTTTGAGCTGGCGCTGTTCAAGGCGGGCTAGCGATGGCCGTATCTTCCACCCAACCATCGCTGAGCGAGCGCGTCGCCGGCGCGATCTTCTGGAATACGATCGCCTTTCCGGTCAAGGCCGCGATCAAGTTCGTCGCCGGGTTGGTCCTGCTCTGGGCGCTGGTGCCCGAATCCTACGGTTTGTTTCAGGGCGCGGTTGGCTCGCTGGTAGCCGCGATCTGGACTGTGACCGGCCTGGGCATCAGCGCCTCGATCCTGAAGTTCGTGCCGGAGGTGATGGCGCGCCAGGGACGCAGCGGCGTGGCGCGCTTTCTGCGCCAGTTGTTCGCGCTGCGGCTCGGCCTGTTGCTGGCGGCGGTGGTGCTGCTCAACCTGTTCAGCGCCGAGGTGTTGCGCTGGTTGCAGGCCCGCGCGACGGGCGAGTATGCGCGGCTGCTGCACGAAGCGGGCCTGTTTCTGCTGCGCACCGCCAGCGCGATCGTGCTGCTGCGCGCGGCCACCGACACCTGCGCCCGCACGCTGGTGGCCTATTTCCGCCAGAAGACCACCAACTCGCTGGAGATCGTCTCGGCGCTGGTGCAGCCGCTCCTGATCATTGTGCTGGTGCCGGCTTGGGGGCTCAATCTCGGCATCCGTGGCGCGGCGCTGGCGATCCTGCTCGGCGCGCTGGTCGATCTGCTGCTGGCCATGCTGGCGCTCCGCTACGCGCTCGGGCAACTACCGCCGGAGGCGCGCCAGCGCCGGCCAATCCCACGGCTCTGGCGGCGCTTCAGCGCCAGCGCGGTGATGAACTACCTGATGGATCAGAGCGTGTTCATCACCTCGCCCGACTTTGTGGCGCTGATCCTGTTGGCGGTGGCACAGCCGGTGGTGCTGGCCAACATCGAGGCCGGCTGGAACCAGGTGCTGGTGCTGCTGACCTACCTGGTCATGCCGCTGAACGGCATCTACGTGCCGATGTTCAGCGAGATCTTTGCGCGTGGCGAGCACGACAAGCTGCCGACCGCCTACGGGACGCTGACGCGCATCCTGATGCTGGCAACTATTCCGGCGGGCATCGGCTTCATCACGATCGCGCCGCAGGTCTTTACGCTGCTGCACCTGGCCGACAAGTACCCGGCGGCGCCGCGCGTCGCGCAGGTGGTGGCGTTGTTCCTGTTCGCCGAGGCGATCACCGTCGTGCCGCACGTGATGCTGATGGTTTATGAGCGCTACCGTGTGGTGGCGCTATCGCGGCTGCTGGCAGTGGCCAGCGCGCCGTTGATCGCGCTGGCGGCGCTGAGTGGCTCGCCGGTGCTGACCGCGCTGATTCTGGGTCTGGCGCGCTTTGTGAGCCGCGCCGTGCTGACGCCCTATGTCTGTCGGCGCTTTCGGGTGCGCTTCCCGTGGCGCTTCGCGCTGCGGCTGCTGGCGCCGTCGCTGGCCTTTATGCTCGCGCTCAGCCTGTTGCAGGGCTGGCTGCCGGTGCTGGCGACACAACCGCTCTGGCGCAATCTGCTGCACCTGGCGCTGCTGGTGCTGGCGGGCGTGCTGATCTTTGCTGTCGGCTTCAAGGCGCTGGGCGGGCTGGAGCACGAGGATCGCGCGCGGCTGGCGAGCATGCGCCTGCCGCTGCGGGGACTGTTGCTCAAATATCTGTGAAGGAAGGTTATGGCTGGCTATGTCACACTGTCCGGCTGGCGCTGCCTGCGCTACGAGGTGGCGCTCAACGGCTGGAAGATCCTGAAGCATACGATCAACGATTTCAGCCTATGGCGGCTGATCGAATATCCCTGGGTTACGCGCCATCTCAAGCTACGGCGCGGGGATACCGTGCTGGATCTGGGCACGGGCACCTCGTCCTATCCGCACATGCTGGCGCGCGAGGGCGTCAACGTGGTGGTGCTGGAGCTGGATCGTGAGCGCGTGCGCTGGCAGCAGCGCAAGTGGCAGGCGACCGCACGGCCGGGCGATGCGCGTGTCTTGGCGGTAGTCGCCGACGCGACCGCGCTGCCAATCCGCGATGGGGCAGGCCGGCGCATCAGCGCGATCTCCTCGCTGGAGCACATCCCCGACGATCAGGCGGTCGGGCGCGAGATTGGCCGGGTGCTGGCCGATGACGGCGTGGCGGTGATCACGCTGCCCTACACGCGCAGCGAACGGACGCATTTCTTCAAAGGCATCAAGCCCTTCCGGCGCGTGGCGCGCAACGCGTTTGTGCAGGAGGGCAAGCCCGGCTCATTCTTCCGCTTCTACACCGATCAGGATATTCAGACGACCTATGTCGCGCCGGCGCGCGCCGAGGTGACCGCCTGGCGCGGCTTTGGACGGCGCATCCTCAACGGCTGGTACCATGAAACGCGGCGCAACCGCTACTGGCGGCGCTGGGTGGTAAAAGACTGGCTGCTGGCGACGCTGGTGCATCCGCTGGAGGAGTGGCTCGACCGCAGCGATCCGCTGTATGTGATGTTCCGCCTGGAACGGCGCGCTGGCCGGTAGGTTGCCCATGCGCGTGTTGTACTGTATTCCGAGCTATGCGCCTGGGCTGCTGGGCAACCAGATCCACGCCGATGTGATGGCCTGCTGGCGGGCTGCCGGCGTAGCGAGCGAGGTACTCACCTTTGCCGCCGGTCTGCGACAGCCGGAGACGCTGC encodes:
- a CDS encoding lipopolysaccharide biosynthesis protein, with amino-acid sequence MAVSSTQPSLSERVAGAIFWNTIAFPVKAAIKFVAGLVLLWALVPESYGLFQGAVGSLVAAIWTVTGLGISASILKFVPEVMARQGRSGVARFLRQLFALRLGLLLAAVVLLNLFSAEVLRWLQARATGEYARLLHEAGLFLLRTASAIVLLRAATDTCARTLVAYFRQKTTNSLEIVSALVQPLLIIVLVPAWGLNLGIRGAALAILLGALVDLLLAMLALRYALGQLPPEARQRRPIPRLWRRFSASAVMNYLMDQSVFITSPDFVALILLAVAQPVVLANIEAGWNQVLVLLTYLVMPLNGIYVPMFSEIFARGEHDKLPTAYGTLTRILMLATIPAGIGFITIAPQVFTLLHLADKYPAAPRVAQVVALFLFAEAITVVPHVMLMVYERYRVVALSRLLAVASAPLIALAALSGSPVLTALILGLARFVSRAVLTPYVCRRFRVRFPWRFALRLLAPSLAFMLALSLLQGWLPVLATQPLWRNLLHLALLVLAGVLIFAVGFKALGGLEHEDRARLASMRLPLRGLLLKYL
- a CDS encoding class I SAM-dependent methyltransferase — protein: MAGYVTLSGWRCLRYEVALNGWKILKHTINDFSLWRLIEYPWVTRHLKLRRGDTVLDLGTGTSSYPHMLAREGVNVVVLELDRERVRWQQRKWQATARPGDARVLAVVADATALPIRDGAGRRISAISSLEHIPDDQAVGREIGRVLADDGVAVITLPYTRSERTHFFKGIKPFRRVARNAFVQEGKPGSFFRFYTDQDIQTTYVAPARAEVTAWRGFGRRILNGWYHETRRNRYWRRWVVKDWLLATLVHPLEEWLDRSDPLYVMFRLERRAGR